The proteins below come from a single Acidobacteriota bacterium genomic window:
- a CDS encoding FAD-dependent thymidylate synthase: MRDNKHLHSVFMHPVSQRTSAFLSPAPAVSLEKAFPTPFKNVVATARTCYSSKGIIRDEDITSGFEPLAQSIYQAGHHTTYQHAHFQFAMVNISRQFIWSFLHSHPFYNSEQVSQRYVAVKPGSFAIPALTGEALTRYTTAIDEQMAAYEHLTELLMPVVAREYNKLFTKHNTADKKIQAKLRKRALEAARYVLPVATFAYMYHTVSGITLLRYYRLCEQFDAPTEQREVATAMVQALLAHDPLYKTVLEEPIPLEETPEFQFFESHHTATQSASRQQFLTEFDQSLDGYTAKLIDYKPNNESILAASVREVLGLPSSVLNDSDAIELVLSPTQNRLLGESLNLATMSKLGRTLVHPHYTFRKKLSHTADSQDQRHRMTPASRPVLAAHFTGEPDYITPELIKQEPHIEQFYHDTMARSWERIHQLKAHGVSDEFALYLLPNAVSVRFTESSDLANLHHKHRMRLCYLAQEEIWRASVEEARQVRQVNPHIGSHLLPPCTQRLQARSKPICPEGDRFCGVRVWKLDLDEYQRVF, encoded by the coding sequence GTGCGCGACAACAAGCACCTCCATTCGGTTTTTATGCACCCAGTTTCCCAACGTACTTCGGCTTTTCTCTCGCCAGCTCCGGCAGTCAGCCTGGAAAAAGCATTTCCGACACCATTCAAAAACGTGGTGGCTACGGCACGGACCTGTTATTCAAGCAAAGGGATTATCCGGGACGAAGACATTACCTCAGGGTTTGAGCCGCTTGCCCAGAGCATCTATCAGGCTGGCCACCATACGACCTATCAGCACGCTCATTTTCAGTTTGCGATGGTCAATATTTCGCGCCAGTTCATCTGGAGCTTTTTGCATTCGCATCCTTTTTACAACAGCGAGCAAGTCAGCCAGCGCTATGTCGCCGTCAAACCCGGATCATTTGCCATTCCGGCGCTGACAGGTGAAGCACTCACGCGGTACACCACGGCGATTGACGAACAGATGGCCGCCTATGAGCACCTGACCGAACTCCTGATGCCGGTAGTGGCCCGCGAGTACAACAAGCTGTTTACCAAGCACAACACGGCTGACAAAAAAATCCAGGCCAAGCTCCGCAAACGCGCGTTGGAAGCCGCCCGCTATGTGCTTCCGGTGGCGACATTTGCCTACATGTACCACACCGTCAGCGGCATCACGCTACTACGCTATTACCGGCTCTGCGAGCAATTTGATGCTCCGACCGAACAACGCGAAGTGGCCACGGCGATGGTTCAGGCGCTCCTGGCCCACGACCCGCTCTATAAAACTGTGCTCGAAGAACCGATTCCACTGGAAGAGACACCTGAATTTCAATTCTTCGAAAGCCACCACACAGCCACTCAATCGGCATCTCGCCAGCAGTTTTTGACCGAATTTGATCAGAGCCTGGATGGATACACGGCCAAACTCATTGATTACAAGCCCAATAATGAGAGTATTTTAGCCGCATCCGTCCGTGAAGTGCTCGGCCTTCCATCCTCAGTCCTGAATGATAGCGATGCAATTGAACTGGTGCTGAGCCCGACTCAAAATCGGTTGCTTGGCGAATCACTCAACCTGGCGACAATGTCGAAACTTGGCCGGACACTGGTTCATCCGCATTACACGTTCCGCAAAAAATTGAGCCACACGGCGGATTCTCAGGATCAACGCCACCGGATGACCCCAGCCTCACGACCAGTCCTGGCAGCACACTTCACGGGTGAACCTGATTACATCACCCCGGAACTCATCAAACAGGAACCCCATATCGAACAGTTTTATCACGACACGATGGCGCGCTCGTGGGAACGAATCCACCAACTCAAAGCTCACGGCGTCTCAGACGAATTTGCCCTCTATCTGCTCCCAAATGCAGTTTCCGTGCGCTTTACGGAATCTTCTGACCTCGCCAACCTCCATCACAAACACCGGATGCGGCTGTGTTATCTGGCTCAGGAAGAAATCTGGCGCGCATCGGTTGAAGAAGCCCGACAGGTCCGGCAAGTCAACCCACACATCGGCTCGCACCTGCTGCCTCCCTGTACCCAGCGGCTTCAGGCCCGCTCTAAACCAATCTGCCCGGAAGGTGATCGCTTCTGTGGCGTGCGGGTGTGGAAACTGGACCTTGACGAATACCAGCGAGTGTTTTAA
- a CDS encoding 6-carboxytetrahydropterin synthase, whose protein sequence is MFEVIIEASFSAAHRLRGEENAEPLHGHNWRIEVHVRGPKLDDKHMLVDFRDVRAATQKVMEYLDHKYLNDLPPFANEMNPSTENIAVFVLHEVAAQINTDRYKVCKVRAWETPNTSASYEVAY, encoded by the coding sequence ATGTTTGAAGTAATTATCGAGGCTTCTTTTTCAGCCGCGCACCGATTGCGTGGTGAAGAAAATGCCGAACCGCTCCACGGCCATAACTGGCGCATTGAAGTTCACGTGCGTGGCCCAAAACTTGACGATAAACACATGCTGGTGGACTTTCGTGATGTCCGGGCAGCCACGCAAAAAGTCATGGAATACCTGGATCACAAGTACCTGAATGATTTACCGCCGTTTGCCAACGAAATGAACCCATCAACCGAAAACATTGCGGTGTTTGTGCTGCACGAGGTGGCTGCCCAGATCAATACTGACCGCTACAAAGTCTGTAAAGTTCGGGCCTGGGAAACGCCAAACACGTCGGCATCCTACGAAGTGGCTTATTGA
- a CDS encoding PDZ domain-containing protein, translating into MSSDRKILRQTLHGVLALILVFAGVVSYHMVTTRAGNGAHFKSSSLFSVGAQSPSDLPPINSPTELSNVFRTVSRRLKPAVVSLNVTEKVDTASMFRFGKNHPAIPGFPDLDEDGAQPLRRGTGSGFIVSEDGYIITNNHVVGKAEKIEVRLSDGKTYTAKLIGADANTDVAVIKINPKESLPHVALSSPEEEAAKVNSMEQGDWVIAIGSPFGLEQTITAGIVSATGRDLPQGSQYSRYIQTDASINPGNSGGPLINLRGEVIGMNTMIFTESGGNQGVGFAIPSDLVTKIARKLMTTGRVQRGWLGVSLYPRVLTEDEAKAIGLPDAEGALIQDLVADNSPAAQAGLKSGDFIVEFNGKPIKSGRDLTSQVADAEVGRDVEVKFLRDGKEQSAKVKLAERPDDDQMARGITPDSPGKEAKLGVSSTPVTAEMAQQMKLRIANGALIQSVTPGSPADESGLQRGDVVHTINRQPVANTDDLIRIVKELPASSTAVLQVERVVGGRATMLFLTVNF; encoded by the coding sequence ATGAGTTCTGATCGCAAAATACTTCGACAAACCCTTCATGGCGTTCTGGCTCTCATTCTGGTTTTTGCCGGAGTGGTGAGCTATCACATGGTAACCACCCGGGCAGGAAATGGGGCTCACTTCAAAAGCAGCAGCCTCTTTTCAGTTGGTGCCCAGTCGCCCTCCGATCTTCCGCCGATCAATTCTCCAACCGAGCTTTCAAATGTTTTTCGAACCGTCAGCCGACGCTTAAAGCCGGCGGTCGTGAGTTTGAATGTCACGGAAAAAGTTGATACGGCTTCGATGTTTCGGTTCGGGAAAAACCATCCGGCGATTCCTGGATTTCCTGATCTTGATGAAGATGGCGCCCAACCGCTGCGCCGGGGCACCGGTTCTGGTTTTATCGTGAGTGAAGACGGCTACATCATCACCAACAACCATGTGGTCGGCAAAGCTGAGAAAATTGAAGTTCGGCTCTCTGATGGCAAAACGTACACGGCAAAGCTCATCGGCGCTGATGCCAACACGGATGTTGCCGTCATCAAAATCAACCCGAAAGAATCGTTACCACACGTTGCGCTCAGTTCACCTGAAGAAGAAGCCGCCAAAGTCAATAGCATGGAGCAGGGCGACTGGGTGATTGCGATAGGCTCTCCATTTGGTTTAGAGCAGACCATTACGGCGGGCATTGTCAGTGCCACCGGACGTGATTTACCACAAGGTTCACAATACAGCCGCTATATTCAAACCGATGCGTCAATCAATCCTGGCAACTCAGGCGGACCATTGATCAATTTGCGCGGTGAAGTGATTGGCATGAACACGATGATTTTTACTGAGTCTGGTGGAAATCAAGGGGTCGGGTTTGCCATTCCGTCTGATTTGGTAACCAAGATTGCCCGGAAACTCATGACCACAGGCCGTGTCCAGCGCGGCTGGCTGGGGGTGAGTCTCTATCCGCGCGTCCTGACAGAGGACGAAGCAAAAGCCATTGGATTACCTGATGCCGAAGGGGCGTTGATTCAGGATCTGGTGGCGGACAATTCACCCGCTGCTCAAGCTGGTCTCAAGTCAGGCGATTTTATTGTTGAATTTAATGGAAAGCCGATTAAGTCTGGGCGTGATTTAACCAGTCAGGTGGCCGATGCCGAAGTCGGTCGTGACGTTGAGGTCAAGTTCCTGCGTGACGGAAAAGAACAATCGGCCAAAGTGAAACTGGCTGAACGTCCGGATGATGACCAGATGGCGCGTGGGATCACACCTGATTCCCCAGGGAAGGAAGCCAAACTTGGCGTTTCTTCAACGCCTGTGACCGCTGAAATGGCGCAACAAATGAAGTTGCGGATTGCCAACGGTGCTTTGATTCAATCGGTCACTCCGGGGAGCCCGGCTGATGAAAGTGGATTACAGCGCGGAGATGTTGTTCACACGATCAATCGCCAACCAGTGGCCAATACTGACGACCTGATCCGAATTGTGAAAGAACTCCCTGCCAGCAGCACCGCCGTGCTCCAGGTGGAGCGAGTGGTTGGTGGACGCGCCACCATGTTGTTTTTGACGGTGAACTTTTAA
- a CDS encoding enoyl-CoA hydratase/isomerase family protein yields the protein MAELKIIEHTGYLVLRLTGNEGLHRLELQTLEALHHHTKLWQLRTDLAAVVITGVPARSFAVGASIRELQHVTPENAPSYATLGQSLFRRMRESSQLYIAAIDGFCLGGGLDLALACDIRLATDRSQFAHPGAKLGIITGFGGTSRLPQTIGETAASRILAAAETISGQTALAWGLVNQLYSSAEILDRACAMAETIAVSPSNFAAMAKELAYQVAHLPVPQANVAEARTWDLWRAEAAFSRRQKPGRS from the coding sequence ATGGCCGAACTCAAAATCATCGAACACACTGGCTATCTGGTTTTGCGGTTGACTGGGAATGAGGGGTTGCATCGCCTGGAACTCCAAACCCTGGAAGCCCTGCATCACCACACCAAGCTCTGGCAGTTGAGAACGGATCTGGCCGCCGTTGTCATAACTGGCGTGCCTGCCCGGTCGTTTGCGGTTGGCGCCAGTATCCGCGAATTACAGCACGTAACACCTGAAAATGCGCCCTCCTATGCCACTCTGGGCCAATCCCTTTTTCGCCGAATGCGCGAATCTTCACAGCTTTATATTGCGGCGATTGATGGGTTTTGTCTGGGAGGTGGGCTGGATCTGGCACTGGCCTGTGATATTCGACTGGCAACGGATCGGTCCCAATTTGCCCACCCTGGCGCCAAATTGGGGATCATCACTGGATTTGGGGGAACCTCACGGTTACCGCAAACAATTGGTGAAACAGCGGCGAGCCGAATTCTGGCGGCGGCTGAAACGATAAGCGGGCAAACCGCTTTGGCGTGGGGGTTGGTTAACCAGCTTTACTCTTCGGCGGAAATTTTGGACCGTGCCTGTGCCATGGCTGAAACGATTGCTGTCAGTCCATCCAATTTCGCGGCCATGGCCAAAGAACTGGCATACCAGGTGGCGCATCTTCCAGTGCCGCAGGCAAATGTGGCTGAAGCCCGAACCTGGGACCTCTGGCGAGCGGAGGCAGCTTTTAGCCGAAGACAGAAACCGGGCCGAAGTTGA
- the lepB gene encoding signal peptidase I — MQDQELSLTWEPQEKSHPVEDSLPLVLRTEPVINEMADSELQVMAHPLPAVEATKEVIEVQADRETVPVTEMVDLVPTLETEDHQPAKVETVVHGEPSTEVVTEVEQPASEAVLASSFAEDPPATLSDDLFPHPVSKTVVSEEPPPLSRLYRPIYTVDRFHPQSGLLVEDDEQITVTIPNPVRSTEPAGVFDRLVTGVGLTTPDRARHWIREGILLSRDLLFAIAAIVVIFCYVLQPVKVEGTSMLPHLHDGQRIFINKFIYKLEPIERGDIVVFWYPMDPEKSFIKRVIGLPGDELKLLGGKLYINGKLVSEPYLSAEFTKNGIFNRTWEVEPYHYFVMGDNRDASNDSRSWGSVPEMYIYGKAVYRYWPFDEAGKLLSDDEVHDLRDIPHRLPTGLD; from the coding sequence ATGCAAGACCAGGAACTGTCACTTACGTGGGAACCCCAAGAAAAAAGCCACCCAGTTGAAGACTCTCTCCCACTGGTGCTGCGAACCGAACCTGTCATCAATGAAATGGCTGATTCGGAACTTCAGGTGATGGCTCATCCATTGCCTGCTGTTGAAGCGACCAAGGAAGTCATTGAAGTTCAGGCAGATCGTGAAACCGTTCCAGTCACGGAAATGGTGGATCTCGTACCGACACTTGAGACTGAGGATCATCAGCCAGCCAAGGTAGAGACAGTGGTTCACGGTGAACCATCAACCGAGGTGGTCACCGAAGTTGAACAACCCGCATCTGAGGCAGTTCTGGCCTCATCGTTTGCAGAAGATCCACCTGCGACCCTTTCAGATGATCTCTTCCCTCACCCCGTCTCCAAAACAGTGGTATCCGAAGAACCTCCCCCACTCAGCCGACTCTACCGTCCGATTTATACCGTTGACCGTTTTCATCCACAATCGGGATTACTGGTTGAAGATGACGAGCAAATTACCGTCACGATTCCCAATCCGGTCCGCTCAACCGAGCCAGCAGGGGTGTTTGACCGGCTGGTAACCGGAGTTGGGTTGACAACTCCGGACCGGGCTCGTCACTGGATTCGTGAAGGCATTCTCCTGAGCCGCGACCTGCTTTTTGCCATTGCCGCGATTGTGGTCATTTTCTGCTATGTGCTTCAGCCGGTGAAGGTTGAAGGCACCAGCATGCTGCCTCACCTGCACGACGGACAACGTATTTTTATCAATAAATTTATCTATAAACTGGAACCAATTGAACGCGGCGATATTGTGGTGTTTTGGTACCCGATGGATCCAGAGAAGTCATTTATCAAGCGTGTCATTGGATTGCCTGGGGATGAACTCAAATTGCTGGGTGGGAAACTCTATATCAATGGCAAACTGGTCTCAGAACCTTATCTTTCGGCTGAATTTACTAAAAACGGAATTTTCAATCGGACCTGGGAAGTTGAGCCATATCACTACTTTGTGATGGGTGATAATCGTGATGCGAGCAACGATAGCCGGTCGTGGGGATCAGTTCCGGAGATGTATATCTATGGCAAGGCGGTGTATCGCTACTGGCCATTTGATGAGGCCGGCAAACTCCTCAGCGATGACGAAGTCCATGATTTGAGAGATATTCCACATCGCTTGCCAACCGGGCTTGATTAA
- a CDS encoding insulinase family protein: MFHLQKFLARLVLILVVVFSGAASASAQSAPQPEAPSSDPIPVTQRELLLNDLPIVVASRPGKSQVTITALVKIGATFDRAGKAGLAALTAQSLLAGSKNRDGSPVTVIQLKDELESVGGQISIATSWDDTRLTITGPARNVTTLIEILGRLVTLPSFSEDEFNKIKQAQIAARETSSPQDQADARFAQDLYGGHPYHHVLDGTPESLRSISRFDVIDFHKRHYLSNNAALVIVGDVTMAQILRSARQSFGVWIKGKPAPYTFLPPNEFQGTKIVFHPNPTQSQVQIRAGAFTGSTFNGLLHWKLVDKLLKTQWSPDAALAETRHLPDSPWMVRLTASPDQVVSTIETLQKTLKNLREPPLPADTLNTAKEAVLKDYQMNFQSNASIANLLIDMERYQIGRRSLAEWPQQLQALPVADLQPYLDCLGGKQLLVVVQGGKPELAEKLRALGTVEVVSPSSTSTAKPSAPQPEAK; this comes from the coding sequence TTGTTTCACTTACAGAAGTTTCTCGCACGTCTGGTTTTGATCCTGGTGGTGGTGTTCAGCGGTGCAGCTTCCGCATCGGCCCAATCGGCCCCCCAGCCAGAAGCCCCTTCCTCAGACCCGATTCCAGTGACCCAGCGTGAGTTATTGTTAAATGACTTACCGATTGTTGTGGCATCGCGTCCTGGCAAAAGTCAGGTCACAATTACGGCTCTGGTTAAAATCGGAGCCACCTTTGATCGGGCTGGGAAAGCCGGATTGGCGGCACTGACGGCCCAAAGCCTGCTCGCTGGATCAAAAAACCGGGATGGATCACCCGTAACGGTCATTCAGCTCAAGGATGAGCTTGAAAGTGTCGGCGGTCAGATATCCATTGCCACCAGTTGGGATGACACCCGACTGACCATCACGGGCCCGGCTCGCAATGTGACCACCTTGATTGAAATTCTGGGTCGGCTGGTCACGCTCCCCAGTTTTTCAGAAGATGAATTCAATAAAATCAAACAAGCTCAGATCGCAGCTCGCGAAACGTCATCTCCTCAGGATCAGGCTGACGCTCGCTTTGCCCAGGACCTGTATGGCGGACATCCCTATCACCATGTGCTTGACGGCACACCTGAAAGTCTGCGCAGCATTTCCCGGTTTGATGTGATTGATTTCCATAAACGGCATTACCTGTCAAATAATGCGGCCCTGGTGATCGTTGGCGATGTCACCATGGCGCAAATTCTGCGCTCGGCTCGTCAAAGCTTTGGAGTTTGGATTAAAGGCAAACCGGCGCCCTACACGTTTCTCCCTCCCAATGAATTTCAAGGCACGAAAATTGTTTTTCATCCCAACCCGACCCAATCTCAGGTTCAAATTCGGGCCGGCGCCTTTACGGGATCAACATTTAATGGTTTGCTGCACTGGAAGTTGGTTGACAAACTCTTGAAAACACAATGGTCACCGGATGCAGCCCTGGCTGAAACCCGCCACCTCCCAGATAGCCCCTGGATGGTTCGGTTGACCGCCTCGCCTGACCAGGTGGTTTCGACCATTGAAACATTGCAAAAAACCCTGAAAAATCTCCGGGAACCACCGCTTCCAGCCGACACATTGAACACTGCAAAAGAAGCAGTTCTCAAAGACTATCAGATGAATTTTCAAAGCAATGCGAGCATTGCCAATCTTCTGATTGACATGGAGCGCTATCAGATTGGTCGCCGGTCACTGGCGGAATGGCCACAACAACTCCAGGCACTGCCAGTTGCGGATCTTCAGCCGTATCTGGACTGCCTGGGTGGAAAACAACTGCTGGTCGTGGTACAGGGTGGAAAGCCAGAGCTGGCTGAAAAACTCCGGGCTCTCGGTACCGTCGAGGTCGTGTCACCATCATCAACCTCAACGGCAAAACCATCAGCGCCACAACCTGAAGCAAAATAA
- the ribA gene encoding GTP cyclohydrolase II: MSAKIDSPHSYSTVEFVAEANLPTEMGTFRIAGFRSLISDEEFVVLLKGNPTPHQASLVRIHSQCLTGDVFHSIKCDCGRQLKRAMEMIAEAGHGAIVYQHQEGRGIGILNKIRAYALQDQGADTIEANVQLGLEVDSREYSQCAEILKQLGFHQIRLMSNNPQKINALRRFGLQVVERVPIEVASEPGAPAVNYLKTKKEKMGHLLNLV; encoded by the coding sequence ATGAGTGCAAAAATAGATAGTCCGCACAGTTACTCAACCGTTGAATTTGTTGCTGAAGCAAACCTGCCGACGGAAATGGGTACGTTTCGGATCGCTGGCTTCCGAAGCCTGATCAGTGACGAAGAATTTGTTGTTTTATTGAAAGGAAACCCGACCCCTCATCAAGCCAGCCTGGTGCGCATTCACTCGCAATGCCTGACGGGCGATGTGTTTCATTCGATCAAATGCGATTGTGGCCGCCAATTAAAACGGGCCATGGAAATGATCGCTGAAGCTGGCCATGGCGCCATTGTGTATCAACACCAGGAAGGTCGCGGCATTGGAATTTTGAACAAGATTCGCGCGTACGCCCTTCAGGATCAAGGCGCCGACACTATCGAAGCCAACGTCCAGTTGGGGCTTGAAGTTGATTCCCGCGAATATTCCCAATGTGCTGAAATCCTGAAACAGCTTGGATTTCACCAGATTCGCCTGATGTCAAATAACCCGCAGAAAATCAATGCGTTGCGGAGATTTGGCCTGCAAGTCGTCGAACGTGTTCCGATTGAAGTTGCTTCTGAACCGGGTGCCCCGGCTGTGAATTACCTCAAGACCAAAAAAGAAAAAATGGGCCATTTGTTGAACTTGGTTTAA
- the moaA gene encoding GTP 3',8-cyclase MoaA yields the protein MLRPLPVLNSTSATQARSGILRDSHGRVIHDVRISVTDRCNFRCTYCMPSEGLAWKPKSEILSFEEILELASILVELGITKIRVTGGEALLRRGVVNLIQDLAKLKPIEDLALTTNGFFLKEFTPDLVRAGLKRVTISLDSLNPKGFQSLTKVNALPRVLEAIDVAQRAGLSPVKVNAVLIRGFNDGEIENFAVFAREWGISVRFIEYMPLDGPGEWDRTKVVPGQEVYQRIHTRFPLIALPGQDASETARRFRFADGSQGEIGIIAPVTEPFCGACSRIRLTADGKLRTCLFSLTEYDLRAPLRRGATRQELIELIREAVRLKEAGHRINQPDFVPPDRTMSCIGG from the coding sequence ATGCTCCGTCCACTGCCAGTGCTCAATTCTACTTCAGCGACCCAAGCCCGGTCTGGCATCCTCCGGGATAGCCATGGGCGGGTTATCCATGATGTGCGCATCTCCGTGACCGACCGGTGTAATTTTCGATGTACCTACTGTATGCCGTCGGAGGGACTGGCCTGGAAGCCCAAGTCTGAAATCCTGTCGTTTGAGGAAATTCTCGAACTGGCTTCGATTCTGGTGGAACTTGGAATTACCAAGATTCGAGTGACTGGTGGGGAAGCGCTCTTGCGCCGTGGGGTGGTCAACCTCATTCAAGATTTGGCCAAACTCAAGCCAATCGAAGATCTGGCTTTGACCACCAATGGGTTCTTTTTGAAAGAATTTACCCCTGATCTGGTCCGAGCCGGTCTCAAGCGAGTCACCATCAGCCTCGATTCACTCAATCCCAAGGGATTTCAATCCCTGACCAAAGTCAATGCACTGCCCCGCGTCCTTGAAGCCATAGATGTTGCCCAACGGGCTGGACTCTCACCAGTGAAGGTCAACGCGGTACTCATTCGGGGCTTTAATGATGGTGAAATCGAAAATTTTGCCGTTTTTGCCCGTGAGTGGGGCATCTCCGTGCGCTTTATCGAATACATGCCGCTCGATGGGCCTGGCGAATGGGATCGAACAAAAGTGGTCCCAGGACAGGAAGTTTATCAACGGATCCACACCCGATTTCCGCTGATTGCATTGCCAGGACAAGATGCCAGCGAAACGGCTCGACGGTTTCGATTTGCAGATGGTTCCCAGGGTGAAATCGGAATCATTGCTCCGGTTACTGAACCCTTCTGCGGCGCCTGCAGCCGGATCCGATTAACCGCTGACGGAAAACTTCGCACTTGCCTTTTTTCGCTGACTGAGTATGACTTACGCGCACCATTACGTCGCGGGGCAACCCGTCAGGAATTGATTGAACTCATTCGCGAAGCGGTTCGGCTCAAAGAAGCCGGCCATCGGATTAACCAACCGGATTTTGTACCACCAGACCGGACGATGTCCTGTATTGGTGGCTAG
- a CDS encoding SCP2 sterol-binding domain-containing protein: MAQTVGEIFKTMKSAYKKGAFKEEKSFYFSLGDEKWTVTLGPKKCVVEAGKTIEQADCVLKTSPELFVKMWNREHTPGMGDFMSGRVKSNDPSALKAFLEAFD; this comes from the coding sequence ATGGCTCAAACGGTCGGTGAGATTTTTAAGACAATGAAAAGCGCCTATAAAAAGGGCGCTTTCAAAGAAGAAAAGTCATTTTATTTTTCGCTTGGCGATGAGAAGTGGACCGTCACTCTGGGTCCCAAGAAATGTGTTGTCGAAGCCGGGAAAACCATTGAGCAGGCTGATTGCGTGCTCAAAACATCACCGGAACTCTTTGTCAAAATGTGGAATCGCGAACACACGCCAGGGATGGGCGATTTTATGTCAGGGCGCGTCAAGTCAAATGATCCGAGTGCCTTGAAAGCATTCCTGGAAGCGTTTGACTAA
- a CDS encoding RNA 2'-phosphotransferase codes for MDEKQRTRLSKYLSKHLRHTPEQLGLVLASGGWVDVETLLAACARNQMVITREQLDEIVATNNKQRFAFDDTGTRIRANQGHSVEVELQLEPVVPPSVLYHGTGHRTVELILRDGLLKMNRHHVHLSAGIETARLVGSRHGKPVVFEVAAEVMYQDGFVFFCSANGVWLVETVPPQYLTQLKN; via the coding sequence ATGGATGAAAAACAACGTACCCGACTCAGCAAATATTTGAGCAAACACCTGCGGCATACCCCAGAGCAACTCGGACTGGTTTTGGCATCTGGCGGTTGGGTTGATGTCGAAACCCTGCTCGCCGCCTGTGCTCGCAATCAGATGGTCATCACCCGCGAGCAACTTGATGAGATCGTGGCCACGAACAATAAACAACGGTTTGCTTTTGATGACACCGGCACGCGGATCCGGGCCAATCAGGGGCATAGTGTCGAAGTGGAACTACAACTTGAGCCGGTTGTTCCACCGTCAGTTTTGTACCACGGCACGGGCCACCGAACGGTTGAACTGATTCTCCGAGATGGACTTTTGAAAATGAATCGCCACCACGTGCATCTCTCAGCCGGGATTGAAACCGCCCGGCTGGTTGGCAGTCGGCACGGGAAACCGGTGGTCTTTGAAGTCGCCGCCGAAGTGATGTATCAAGATGGATTTGTTTTTTTCTGCTCAGCCAATGGGGTTTGGCTGGTTGAAACCGTGCCGCCACAGTATCTGACCCAACTCAAGAATTAA
- a CDS encoding GNAT family N-acetyltransferase, with protein sequence MLSALAAGRTSTIMTITITDYTSSHQATIRSILEGIGWAEQYIVAAEKNAEAFSQIPDFFGVYLAMVEQTAIGFVYVQFYEWNRLAQIQGLAVDLSHQRQGVASQLVKRAEEFAQEKKARGIYVDTPTLNQKGRAFYEAIGYQFGYIMPRYYEDALDGVTYQKFF encoded by the coding sequence ATGCTGTCAGCTTTAGCCGCAGGCAGAACATCAACGATTATGACCATTACCATCACTGATTACACCTCCAGTCATCAAGCAACCATCCGCTCTATTCTTGAAGGGATCGGCTGGGCTGAGCAGTACATTGTTGCGGCTGAAAAAAATGCTGAAGCTTTTTCCCAAATACCTGATTTTTTTGGGGTTTATCTGGCAATGGTTGAGCAAACCGCAATTGGCTTCGTTTATGTTCAGTTCTATGAATGGAACCGACTTGCCCAAATCCAGGGACTGGCAGTGGATTTGAGCCATCAACGTCAAGGCGTAGCCTCACAACTTGTCAAACGTGCTGAAGAATTTGCTCAAGAGAAAAAGGCACGCGGGATTTATGTAGACACTCCGACCCTAAACCAAAAGGGACGGGCTTTTTATGAGGCAATTGGATATCAATTTGGATATATCATGCCGCGATATTACGAAGATGCGCTTGATGGCGTAACCTATCAGAAGTTTTTTTGA